The DNA region CCGAAGTGCTTATGGCAGGCGGAAAACCCGTCTCCCTTCCCTGCGATGCGAAGGATCAGTTCAAGGTCACGCCCGACGCACTGATGGAAAAGATCACGCCGAACAGCAAAACGCTGATCATCAACTTCCCGAACAATCCGACCGGGGGTGTCATGGGCAAAGACGATCTGAAAGCTATCGCCGATATCATCATCGATCACGATCTTCTGCTGATCTCGGATGAGGTCTACTCGGAACTGACCTACGAAGGTTCCCATGTCTCGGCGGCGTCGATCGACGGCCTTTGGGACCGGACGATCACGCTGAACGGTTTTTCCAAGGCATATGCGATGACCGGATGGCGGCTTGGATATCTGTGTGCGCCAAAGGAGATCTGCGATGCCGCACTCAAGATCCACCAGTATGTGATGATGTCGGCCCCGACCTCGTCCCAGTTTGCTGCGATCGAGGCACTTAAGAACGCCGAGGAGGCAAAGAACCAGATGGTTGCCGAGTACCGGATCAGAAGAAACCTGTTCGTTAAGGGTCTCAACGATGTCGGTCTGCCCTGCCATCTTCCCAAGGGAGCGTTTTATGCGTTCCCGTCGATCGAAGGCACCGGTCTTTCCGACGAGGAGTTTGCCGAGCGTCTCTTAACCGAGCAGCAGGTGGCTGTCGTTCCGGGCAGTGCATTCGGCGAAAGCGGCGTTGGTCATATCCGTACCTGTTATGCGGTGGATCGTGCAAAACTCACCGAGGCCGTGCGCAGAATCGGGGTATTTGTCGAGTCACTTTCGTGAACTATAATAACCCCTTCATTTCGAGTGGAAAGTTAATTTAACCTGAACCATTTTTTTATGGATAAGCGCGAGATTGTTACCCGGTTTGCTGATGCCGGATTTTTGGTGAATCATCAGGTTGTGAATTATATCAGCGAATGCGGCGGAACCGGGGTCATTGAAGGGATCATCGCCTCCCTTCCCAAAGGAGTGACGGTCGTTACTCCAAAGGAGGTGCCTGCGATGATCCCTCTTCGGACCGACAAACTCAATGTAGGGGTCAGCAGGACGCCCGAGATCCTTTTCGGGCGGGCGGGGAGTTCGGTCCCCCTCCCGGATCCGGAATCCTCTTACACGATGTTTCGCGACCGGTATGATTCTCTTGCCGCTATGATGCGGGGCCGAGTCAGTCCGATCCCGATCGAAGCTCTTGTCAGGACAGGCAACCGGTTTACGGATCAGCAGATCGGTCTTGTGGGTATGGTGAGTTCGATCTCGACAAGTGCCAAAGGTCATCGGATCGTTGAGGTCGAGGATTCGACCGGCTGTATCAAAGTGCTTTTCAATAGAAACCGTGATGGATTCGCCGAGGCCGAGGCTATCATCCCTGATGAGGTCATCGGCGTGAAAGGTCAGCTCGCCCGCGACAGTATGGGAAAGACCCAGATGGTTTTTTCCGACATGCTGTTTCGGCCGGATATCCCGCTGACGAATGTCCCTTCTCCCTCGAAAGAACAGGGCAAGGCCGTGTTTATTTCAGATATCC from Methanocorpusculum labreanum Z includes:
- a CDS encoding aminotransferase class I/II-fold pyridoxal phosphate-dependent enzyme, translated to MRNFVSKVAAEIPPSGIRKFFDLVLTMDNDKVISLGVGEPDFDTPWNVSKAAITSIEKGLTMYTSNRGLPDLCSALSKDLEQRYHTPYSPSEIIVTTGVSEGFDVAVRTVVNPGDEVIVVDPCFVSYKSEVLMAGGKPVSLPCDAKDQFKVTPDALMEKITPNSKTLIINFPNNPTGGVMGKDDLKAIADIIIDHDLLLISDEVYSELTYEGSHVSAASIDGLWDRTITLNGFSKAYAMTGWRLGYLCAPKEICDAALKIHQYVMMSAPTSSQFAAIEALKNAEEAKNQMVAEYRIRRNLFVKGLNDVGLPCHLPKGAFYAFPSIEGTGLSDEEFAERLLTEQQVAVVPGSAFGESGVGHIRTCYAVDRAKLTEAVRRIGVFVESLS